A stretch of DNA from Bacillus sp. SM2101:
AAGACACTTTTTTATTGTTGTAATTTGAGATAAATAACAACTACGAAAAGGTCCTAAATTAAAGACATAATCATTTTACTACATCCACTTATTAGTTTGTGAGTATTTTTTAATAGCTATATGGAGAAAAGCATTTTTTTCGAAATGTTGTCATATGATTTATTTTTAACAATTTCTCCATTTACCTTTAGCTGAAGTTGGCTATTTGCTCCATGGATTACTACAATTAATTCTTGCCAATCAGGAATATATTGACCTTCATCCTTCACAGCGATATCTATCTTATTAGAGTAACAATGAACCGTAAAGGTCTTATATAAGTATTCGCCCTCTTTGTAAGCAAATGTTGACCCATCATCTTCATAAAGTGAATACGTATAAGTAGTGTTTGTATCTCCAACATACAAATGTAAGGTTCTGTTAACGTCTGTTATGTCTGTAGATTGTTTAATATCACCATGCGCAATCATTGTTCCCTGCTTAATAAAAACTGGCAATGTCTCCAAATCAGCCTCTATAAGCTGATGCTTACCACCAACAACAGGTTCGTCTGTCCAATAATTGACCCAGTTTCCTTTAGGCAAGTAAATGACTCGATGTTGAGTTGTAGGCTGTAAAATAGGTGCGACAATGACATTATCACCTATCATAAACTGATCTGATAAATTGTACGTATTTTCATCTTCTGGATACTCCATTAATAGTGGTCTCATCACTGGCATCCCTGTACGTGAAGCTTCTTCAAATAATGAATATATTTGTGGCAGCCATTGATAGCGTAACTCAATATACTTTTTAATAATTTTTTCATACTTTTCGCCGAAGGACCAGGGTTCTTGTCTTACGGTACCAATTGCACTATGGTTTCTGAAATAAGGTGTAAATGCACCAACTTGTGTCCATCTCGTTAATAACTCCCCATTGGAATCGTGTGCAAACCCGCCTACATCTGGTCCTGTAAAAGCAACTCCAGAAAGACCTAAATTCATACACATCGGTAATGCCATTTGTAAATGCTCCCAAAAGCTACGATTATCCCCTGTCCAAACAGCAGCGTATCGTTGAATACCAGCATATCCTGCCCTTGTTAATAAAAACGGACGTTTTCCATTTAGATGATCTTTCATTCCTTCATAGGTTGCTTTACCCATCATTAACCCATATATATTATGAAGCTCACGGTGAGTTCGTGGGTCATTGTCATTATCGTGCATAACTTTTATATCCATTGTCTTTGTTTCATTAAAAACAGCTGGTTCATTCATGTCATTCCAAATACCTTCTATACCTATATCACTATAGTAGGAGTGTTTTGCTCCCCACCATTTCCGAACGCTGCTAGAAGTAAAGTCAGGAAATGCGCTATTGCCAGGCCAAACCTCACCAAAGTAGATGTTACCTTCTATATATTTACAAAAATAACCTTCACGTATTCCCTCTTGATAAATTTCATATTCAGCATCCTCTTTCACT
This window harbors:
- a CDS encoding glycoside hydrolase family 31 protein; the encoded protein is MLDDSSFAIHPGQNEKHTKVNYRDISSIVRMRKEGNVYSYFCEGGSVALQFFREDIVRIVMNVDNNLSMKSSVAVVKKPEEIEVKTEETDGCFMLRTNTLKVEITKSPLRINIFDTQGELIVGEGARGLGLNEKGDVICHKMMSEHDHFYGFGEKTGFLDKRGEKMTMWNSDVYAPHNPETNALYQSIPYFMTLRDGKAHGLFFDSTWETTFDFQTKTDSYTFSAAGGQIDYFVMAGPTPKDVINQYSELTGRMPLPPKWALGYHQSRYSYESEQEVRHIAKTFSDKKIPVDVIYLDIHYMDEYRVFTFDKLQFPTPAKMIQDLKEVGIRLVPIVDPGVKEDAEYEIYQEGIREGYFCKYIEGNIYFGEVWPGNSAFPDFTSSSVRKWWGAKHSYYSDIGIEGIWNDMNEPAVFNETKTMDIKVMHDNDNDPRTHRELHNIYGLMMGKATYEGMKDHLNGKRPFLLTRAGYAGIQRYAAVWTGDNRSFWEHLQMALPMCMNLGLSGVAFTGPDVGGFAHDSNGELLTRWTQVGAFTPYFRNHSAIGTVRQEPWSFGEKYEKIIKKYIELRYQWLPQIYSLFEEASRTGMPVMRPLLMEYPEDENTYNLSDQFMIGDNVIVAPILQPTTQHRVIYLPKGNWVNYWTDEPVVGGKHQLIEADLETLPVFIKQGTMIAHGDIKQSTDITDVNRTLHLYVGDTNTTYTYSLYEDDGSTFAYKEGEYLYKTFTVHCYSNKIDIAVKDEGQYIPDWQELIVVIHGANSQLQLKVNGEIVKNKSYDNISKKMLFSI